A single Fusobacterium hominis DNA region contains:
- the hemB gene encoding porphobilinogen synthase translates to MFTRTRRLRNSKLLREIVRNVRLSIDELIYPIFVEEGENIREEISSMPGQFRFSLDRLAPELDELKSLGIKTLLVFGIPKHKDPIGSEAYNPNGIVQQAVRFIKKNYPNFLVITDVCMCEYTSHGHCGILEGCDVQNDSTIKYIAQIAVSHVEAGADIVAPSDMMDGRILAIREALDEKGFINTPIMAYSVKYASNYYGPFRDAADSAPSFGDRKTYQMDYRSSKEYYREVEADIEEGADFIMVKPALAYLDVIKAVENISLPLVAYNVSGEYSMVKAAALNGWINEQGIVMENMYALKRAGVELIITYHAKDIATWVKNGEVTL, encoded by the coding sequence ATGTTTACAAGAACAAGAAGACTTAGAAACTCTAAACTTCTTAGAGAAATAGTTAGAAATGTGAGATTAAGCATAGATGAACTTATCTATCCAATATTTGTTGAAGAGGGAGAAAACATAAGAGAAGAAATATCTTCTATGCCTGGACAATTTAGATTTTCATTAGATAGATTAGCTCCAGAATTAGACGAATTAAAATCTCTTGGAATTAAAACTCTTTTAGTATTTGGAATTCCAAAACATAAAGATCCTATTGGGTCAGAGGCATACAATCCAAATGGAATAGTACAACAAGCTGTTAGATTTATTAAGAAAAACTATCCAAATTTCTTAGTAATAACTGATGTTTGTATGTGTGAATATACATCTCATGGACACTGTGGAATCCTTGAAGGATGCGATGTTCAAAATGATTCAACTATTAAATATATCGCTCAAATAGCTGTTTCTCACGTAGAAGCTGGAGCTGATATTGTAGCTCCTTCTGATATGATGGACGGAAGAATATTAGCAATAAGAGAAGCTTTAGATGAAAAAGGATTTATAAATACTCCTATTATGGCTTACAGTGTAAAATATGCATCTAACTACTATGGACCATTTAGAGATGCTGCTGATTCTGCTCCTAGCTTTGGAGATAGAAAAACTTATCAAATGGATTACAGAAGTTCAAAAGAATACTATAGAGAAGTAGAAGCTGATATTGAAGAGGGTGCAGACTTTATTATGGTAAAACCTGCCCTAGCTTACCTTGATGTTATAAAAGCAGTAGAAAATATCTCTCTTCCATTAGTTGCTTACAATGTAAGTGGTGAATACTCTATGGTTAAAGCTGCTGCATTAAATGGTTGGATAAATGAACAAGGAATTGTTATGGAAAATATGTATGCTCTTAAAAGAGCTGGTGTAGAACTTATTATTACTTACCATGCAAAAGATATTGCAACTTGGGTAAAAAATGGAGAGGTAACACTTTAG
- a CDS encoding RNA-guided endonuclease TnpB family protein, whose product MRYYSIGEFAEKIGKAIQTLRNWHKNNTFKPAYVTAAGTRYYSQEQLNNFLGLKIKTKIKDKKALIEKVGWIKINEQIPSDIKYSNPRITYDNKYWYISVGIEVNKKQENLTDISLGIDLAICSNGQVFKNINKTIKVRKLEKRLKQKQRQISRKYEMNKIKKEGGVRCQFIKTKNIEKLENTTKLIHRKLANIRNNYLHQVTTSIVKNKPYRIVIEDLNVSGMMKNKHLSDSVRKQCFYKFRQYLTYKTELYGIKLVIADRFYPSSKTCSQYSSIKKI is encoded by the coding sequence ATGAGATATTACTCAATAGGAGAGTTCGCAGAAAAAATAGGAAAAGCAATTCAAACTCTTAGAAATTGGCATAAAAATAATACTTTTAAACCTGCTTATGTAACTGCTGCTGGAACAAGATATTATTCTCAAGAACAACTTAATAATTTTTTAGGATTAAAGATTAAAACTAAAATTAAAGATAAAAAAGCATTAATTGAAAAAGTAGGTTGGATAAAAATAAATGAACAAATACCAAGCGATATTAAATATAGTAATCCTAGAATTACTTATGATAACAAGTATTGGTATATATCTGTTGGAATAGAAGTTAATAAAAAACAGGAAAATTTAACGGATATTTCTTTAGGAATAGATTTAGCTATTTGTTCAAATGGACAAGTTTTTAAAAATATTAATAAAACTATAAAAGTTAGAAAATTAGAAAAAAGATTAAAACAGAAACAAAGACAAATTAGTAGAAAATATGAGATGAATAAAATAAAAAAAGAAGGAGGTGTACGTTGTCAATTTATTAAAACTAAAAATATAGAAAAATTAGAGAATACAACAAAACTAATACATAGAAAATTAGCTAATATTAGAAATAATTATCTTCATCAGGTTACAACAAGTATAGTGAAAAACAAACCATACAGAATTGTAATAGAAGATTTGAATGTTTCTGGAATGATGAAAAATAAACATTTATCTGATTCAGTAAGAAAACAATGCTTTTATAAATTTAGACAGTATCTGACATATAAAACAGAGTTATATGGAATTAAATTAGTTATAGCGGATAGATTTTATCCTTCATCAAAAACTTGTAGCCAGTACAGTTCTATAAAAAAGATTTAA